Proteins encoded together in one Streptomyces sp. TLI_171 window:
- a CDS encoding glycosyltransferase 87 family protein — protein sequence MLKRGSTTARIAVLTLAVLATAVVLAVIPGHRGWFDVGVYYGTVRHWIDTGQIYDYVRPGTVYGFTYPPFAAVCMLPMRLFGWHPAVAVSVALSAAATALLLYWLVDPIARRRDWCRWYAFGLAACLCALTNPVRDTFSFGQVNLLLVALVFTDRQLVGSRWSFLVGIGTGLAAAIKLTPALFIVHLLITRQWRAAATATATALAATGVGFLIGPQVSRQFWTATLWDTDRVGGFANMSNQSLQGLIARLGPQLPGRSLWVAASLAVLAVWAYRLRRADRAHDSLAAYSLTGLACCLVSPITWVHHLVWMLPGLVVLADAVLNVRRTARRRVLLTATWLIQLVVCSGMVWLWRPDGRSLGTLLGGSAYVLVTVALLIAMPIRQRPEEPAAEPASVARTAVLVPLPAEAAPASAAAPGGLGTPDGSDRPRRPGKRPAAVG from the coding sequence GGCGTCTACTACGGCACCGTGCGGCACTGGATCGACACCGGACAGATCTACGACTACGTCCGGCCCGGCACCGTCTACGGGTTCACCTACCCGCCGTTCGCCGCGGTCTGCATGCTGCCGATGCGCCTGTTCGGCTGGCACCCCGCGGTCGCCGTCAGCGTCGCCCTCTCCGCTGCCGCCACCGCCCTGCTGCTGTACTGGCTGGTCGACCCGATCGCCCGCCGGCGCGACTGGTGCCGCTGGTACGCCTTCGGCCTCGCCGCCTGCCTGTGCGCGCTCACCAACCCCGTCCGCGACACCTTCAGCTTCGGCCAGGTCAACCTACTGTTGGTCGCCCTGGTCTTCACCGACCGGCAATTGGTCGGCAGCCGCTGGTCGTTCCTCGTCGGCATCGGCACCGGCCTGGCGGCCGCGATCAAGCTCACCCCCGCGCTGTTCATCGTCCACCTGCTCATCACCCGTCAGTGGCGGGCCGCCGCGACCGCCACCGCCACCGCCCTCGCCGCCACCGGCGTCGGCTTCCTGATCGGCCCCCAGGTCTCCCGGCAGTTCTGGACCGCCACCCTGTGGGACACCGACCGGGTCGGCGGCTTCGCCAACATGTCCAACCAGTCCCTGCAAGGACTCATCGCCCGCCTCGGCCCCCAACTTCCCGGCCGCTCCCTATGGGTGGCCGCCTCGCTCGCCGTCCTCGCCGTCTGGGCCTACCGCCTGCGCCGCGCCGACCGAGCTCACGACTCCCTCGCCGCCTACAGCCTCACCGGCCTGGCCTGCTGCCTGGTCAGCCCGATCACCTGGGTCCACCACCTGGTCTGGATGCTCCCCGGCCTCGTCGTCCTCGCCGACGCCGTCCTGAACGTCCGCCGGACCGCCCGCCGCCGCGTCCTGCTCACCGCCACCTGGCTGATCCAACTCGTCGTCTGCAGCGGCATGGTGTGGCTCTGGCGACCCGACGGCCGCAGCCTCGGAACCCTGCTCGGCGGCAGCGCCTACGTCCTCGTCACCGTCGCCCTGCTGATCGCCATGCCGATCCGGCAGCGCCCCGAGGAACCCGCCGCGGAGCCCGCATCCGTCGCCCGCACGGCCGTCCTCGTCCCGCTCCCCGCCGAAGCCGCGCCCGCCTCGGCCGCCGCCCCCGGCGGCCTCGGCACACCCGACGGTTCCGACCGCCCCCGCCGCCCCGGGAAGCGACCCGCCGCCGTCGGCTGA
- a CDS encoding DUF4037 domain-containing protein: protein MPFVSGIELARALHEEAVRPLLESAYPQLRYAAARIGAGSEVLGFDTARSADHDWGPRLQLFLTPEDARRHGRAITELLAERLPRRIRGWSTHYRRTGDPLNPVSHLEPAHGPVVDHRVTVHDLPGWLTTHLDPRAARWTDTAPTPTDWLALPQQRLAEFTGGAVFHDDLGLLTATRARLAHYPDQVRRYLLASQWQRIAQEEAFVGRCAEVDDDLGAAVVTARLVRDLMRLAFLMHRCYAPYSKWLGSAFARLDTDPALAPALRAALAAPDHASRERHLCEAYESAARTHNSLGLTEPLDPTRRSYHSRPYQVLHADRFAQALRRTVTDPELRDLPLIGAVDQWADNTDLLGRPDIVHAAVDTLTGR from the coding sequence GTGCCCTTCGTGTCGGGGATCGAGCTCGCGAGGGCGTTGCACGAGGAAGCGGTCCGGCCCCTGCTGGAAAGCGCTTACCCGCAGCTTCGGTACGCAGCGGCGCGGATCGGCGCCGGATCCGAAGTGCTCGGCTTCGACACCGCGCGATCCGCCGACCACGACTGGGGGCCGCGGCTGCAGCTCTTCCTCACCCCCGAGGACGCCCGGCGACACGGCCGGGCCATCACCGAACTCCTCGCCGAACGCCTCCCCCGACGGATCCGCGGCTGGTCCACCCACTACCGGCGCACCGGCGACCCGCTCAACCCCGTCAGCCACCTCGAACCCGCCCACGGCCCCGTCGTCGACCACCGCGTCACCGTCCACGACCTGCCCGGCTGGCTCACCACCCACCTCGATCCCCGCGCCGCCCGCTGGACCGACACCGCCCCGACCCCCACTGACTGGCTCGCCCTGCCGCAGCAACGGCTCGCCGAGTTCACCGGCGGCGCCGTGTTCCACGACGACCTCGGCCTCCTCACCGCGACCCGAGCCCGCCTCGCCCACTACCCCGACCAGGTCCGCCGCTACCTGCTGGCCAGTCAGTGGCAGCGCATCGCCCAGGAAGAGGCGTTCGTCGGCCGCTGCGCCGAGGTCGACGACGACCTCGGCGCAGCCGTCGTCACCGCCCGGCTGGTCCGCGACCTGATGCGTCTGGCCTTCCTGATGCACCGCTGCTACGCGCCGTACAGCAAATGGCTCGGCAGCGCCTTCGCCCGCCTCGACACCGACCCCGCGCTCGCCCCCGCCCTGCGCGCCGCCCTCGCCGCACCCGACCATGCCAGCCGTGAACGCCATCTGTGCGAGGCGTACGAGAGCGCCGCCCGCACCCACAACTCCCTCGGCCTGACCGAACCCCTGGACCCCACCCGCCGCTCCTACCACAGCCGCCCCTACCAGGTCCTGCACGCCGACCGCTTCGCCCAGGCCCTGCGACGCACCGTCACCGACCCCGAGCTGCGCGACCTCCCACTGATCGGCGCCGTCGACCAGTGGGCCGACAACACAGATCTGCTCGGCCGGCCTGACATCGTCCACGCGGCCGTCGACACGCTCACCGGGCGCTGA
- a CDS encoding bifunctional 2-polyprenyl-6-hydroxyphenol methylase/3-demethylubiquinol 3-O-methyltransferase UbiG yields the protein MPDRLSPDSPHLPQSEARSASDWSEWAELNRANWDERVPVHLDGSFYDIPAFVAGAAALRDFELAEVGEVTGKRLLHLQCHLGLDTLDWARRGAAVTGLDFSEPAVAEAAKLAARIGADSARFVVSDVYGAVAALGGETFDVVYTGMGALNWLPDLAGWARTAAELVRPGGFVYLAEFHPVAELVAEDGRTLVEDYFDRHPAVLDVPTSYADPDSRLTATRTVQWRHGVGDVVSALAAAGLRLEFLHEHAHGHFALPPGPRIPLVYSLRATRAS from the coding sequence ATGCCCGATCGTCTCTCTCCCGACTCGCCCCACCTCCCGCAGAGCGAAGCCCGGTCGGCCTCCGACTGGTCGGAGTGGGCGGAGCTCAACCGCGCGAACTGGGACGAGCGCGTCCCCGTCCATCTCGACGGGTCGTTCTACGACATTCCGGCGTTCGTCGCGGGCGCCGCCGCCCTGCGGGACTTCGAGCTCGCCGAGGTCGGGGAGGTGACCGGAAAGCGCTTGCTGCACCTGCAGTGCCACCTCGGCCTGGACACCCTCGACTGGGCCCGCCGCGGCGCGGCGGTCACCGGCCTGGACTTCTCCGAGCCCGCCGTCGCGGAGGCGGCGAAGCTGGCGGCCCGGATCGGCGCGGACTCGGCGCGGTTCGTGGTCTCCGACGTGTACGGCGCGGTGGCGGCACTCGGCGGCGAGACCTTCGACGTGGTGTACACCGGCATGGGCGCACTGAACTGGCTGCCGGATCTGGCGGGTTGGGCCCGCACGGCAGCGGAGCTGGTGCGGCCGGGCGGGTTCGTGTACCTGGCGGAGTTCCATCCGGTGGCGGAGCTGGTGGCGGAGGACGGCCGCACGCTGGTGGAGGACTACTTCGACCGCCACCCGGCCGTCCTGGACGTGCCCACCAGCTATGCGGACCCCGACTCCCGGCTGACGGCGACCAGGACGGTGCAGTGGCGGCACGGCGTCGGCGACGTGGTCAGCGCGCTCGCGGCCGCCGGTCTGCGTCTGGAGTTCCTGCACGAGCACGCGCACGGTCACTTCGCCCTGCCGCCCGGCCCGCGGATCCCCCTGGTCTACTCGCTGCGCGCGACTCGCGCGTCCTGA
- a CDS encoding glycerate kinase, translating to MRVVVAPDSFKGTIDATEAADALAAGWRSVRTADRVRCAPMADGGEGTLAAIVSASPGARLVEVPGVSGPDGRPVPGRFALLPDGTAVVELAVASGLPLLGGELQPVTATTRGTGETVAAALGAGATRLLIGLGGSASTDGGYGLLSALGARLLDAAGAPLPDGPEDLDAALERASGFDPGGLLPSPPGGVVLLTDVTNPLLGERGAAAVYGPQKGAGKRELPLLETRLTRLAALLGGAPSAPGAGAAGGTGYGLTAAWGAVVEPGASAVAELLGLPGLLARAELLITGEGRFDATSLQGKAVGEVVGLADAAGVPSVVVAGESAVPGVLTLSELAGSSSAARAEPARWLYRAGAVLASRQASAAGPIG from the coding sequence GTGCGGGTCGTGGTGGCGCCGGATTCGTTCAAGGGGACGATCGACGCGACGGAGGCGGCGGACGCGCTGGCGGCCGGATGGCGGTCGGTGCGGACGGCGGACCGGGTGCGGTGCGCGCCGATGGCGGACGGCGGGGAGGGAACGCTCGCCGCGATCGTGTCGGCGAGCCCGGGCGCTCGGCTGGTCGAGGTGCCGGGGGTGAGCGGCCCGGACGGGCGGCCGGTGCCGGGGCGGTTCGCCTTGCTGCCGGACGGGACGGCGGTGGTGGAGCTGGCGGTGGCCAGTGGACTGCCGCTGCTGGGTGGCGAGTTGCAGCCGGTGACGGCGACCACCCGGGGTACCGGCGAGACCGTCGCGGCCGCGCTGGGCGCGGGCGCCACCCGGCTGCTGATCGGCCTGGGCGGCTCCGCGTCGACCGACGGCGGGTACGGCCTGCTGTCGGCACTGGGTGCGAGGCTGCTGGACGCCGCAGGAGCGCCGCTCCCTGACGGTCCGGAAGACCTGGACGCCGCTCTGGAGCGGGCGTCGGGCTTCGATCCCGGAGGTCTGCTCCCGTCGCCGCCCGGTGGGGTGGTGTTGCTGACGGACGTGACCAATCCGCTGCTCGGCGAACGCGGTGCGGCAGCGGTGTACGGGCCGCAGAAGGGCGCGGGCAAGCGTGAACTCCCGCTACTGGAAACGCGGTTGACGCGGCTCGCGGCGCTGCTCGGCGGCGCTCCGAGCGCACCTGGCGCGGGGGCGGCGGGTGGCACGGGGTACGGGCTGACGGCGGCGTGGGGCGCGGTGGTCGAGCCGGGCGCCTCGGCTGTCGCCGAACTGCTGGGCCTGCCGGGCCTGTTGGCACGGGCCGAGCTGCTGATCACCGGTGAGGGGCGGTTCGACGCAACCAGTCTGCAGGGCAAGGCGGTCGGCGAGGTGGTGGGGCTCGCCGACGCGGCCGGTGTCCCGTCCGTGGTGGTGGCGGGCGAATCGGCGGTCCCTGGAGTGCTGACGCTGTCCGAACTGGCGGGGTCCTCGTCCGCGGCGCGTGCCGAGCCGGCGCGCTGGCTGTACCGGGCAGGGGCCGTACTGGCGAGCCGGCAGGCTTCGGCGGCCGGTCCGATCGGGTGA
- a CDS encoding sugar phosphate isomerase/epimerase produces MSAGSGVGARIGSGPVAAEGCERLSLNQITTKGWSLEEAVRGCATAGIPAIGLWRDKVAETGLGRAARLCRDAGLTVSSLCRGGFLTAGDESARRAAFADNLAAIEEAAELGTDTLVLVVGGLPSGSRDLVGARRQVADMIAELAPHAGDFGVRLAIEPLHPMFCADRAVVSTLGQALDLAEPHPADRVGVVVDSYHVWWDPELATQLTRAGEGGRIASYQVCDWTLPLPADALLGRGHVGDGHIDFGWLTDRVTEAGYRGWIEVELFNETVWSTPGDRTLATLKERHRAHIVRR; encoded by the coding sequence ATGAGCGCGGGATCGGGAGTAGGCGCGCGGATCGGGTCGGGCCCGGTGGCGGCCGAGGGCTGCGAGCGGCTGTCGTTGAACCAGATCACCACCAAGGGGTGGAGTCTGGAGGAGGCGGTGCGCGGGTGCGCGACGGCCGGGATTCCGGCGATCGGCCTGTGGCGGGACAAGGTCGCGGAGACCGGCCTGGGCCGCGCGGCGCGGCTGTGCCGGGACGCCGGCCTGACGGTCAGCAGCCTGTGCCGGGGCGGGTTCCTGACCGCGGGCGACGAGTCGGCCCGTCGGGCGGCGTTCGCGGACAACCTGGCGGCGATCGAGGAGGCGGCCGAACTCGGGACCGACACACTGGTGCTGGTGGTCGGCGGTCTGCCGTCCGGCAGCCGGGACCTGGTCGGCGCGCGCCGTCAGGTCGCCGACATGATCGCTGAACTCGCGCCGCACGCGGGTGACTTCGGGGTCCGTCTGGCGATCGAGCCGCTGCACCCGATGTTCTGCGCGGACCGGGCGGTGGTCTCCACGCTCGGCCAGGCGCTCGACCTGGCCGAGCCGCACCCGGCGGACCGGGTCGGCGTCGTGGTGGACAGCTACCACGTCTGGTGGGACCCGGAGTTGGCAACCCAGCTGACCCGCGCCGGGGAGGGCGGGCGGATCGCCTCCTACCAGGTGTGCGACTGGACGCTCCCGCTCCCCGCGGATGCACTGCTCGGCCGCGGCCACGTCGGCGACGGCCACATCGATTTCGGCTGGCTGACCGACCGGGTGACCGAGGCCGGCTACCGCGGCTGGATCGAGGTCGAGCTGTTCAACGAGACGGTGTGGAGTACTCCGGGTGACCGGACCCTGGCCACGCTGAAGGAGCGCCACCGGGCACACATCGTCCGCCGCTGA
- a CDS encoding dihydrodipicolinate synthase family protein — translation MTHLDLPGIGRYQLRDPEPLPVPPGPSSSRVAFAAAHVVADPLGGNAPGAPAAVDWETTLAFRHRLWSLGLGVADAMDTAQRGMGLDWTATRELIVRAGAEAKAVGGRLACGAGTDQLSSVDVSLAAVTAAYEEQLAVVEGSGAQPILMASRALAASASGPEDYLAVYGRLIEQSERPVILHWLGEMFDPALAGYWGSADVDAAAETVLELIRSHPGRVDGVKVSLLDAGREVALRRELPAGVRLYTGDDFNYPELVRGDGLGHSDALLGVFDPIAQVAAAALQALDAGDLARYDALFAPTVPLARHLFAAPTFHYKTGIVFLAWLCGHQDHFTMVAGAQSGRSVSHLLELFRLADAAGVLADPELAAGRMREFLALAGVRA, via the coding sequence ATGACGCATCTCGACCTTCCCGGCATCGGCCGGTACCAACTGCGTGATCCCGAGCCGCTGCCCGTGCCGCCGGGGCCGTCCTCCTCCCGGGTGGCGTTCGCCGCCGCCCACGTGGTGGCCGATCCGCTGGGCGGCAACGCCCCGGGCGCGCCGGCCGCGGTGGACTGGGAGACCACGCTGGCGTTCCGCCACCGGCTGTGGTCGCTGGGCCTGGGCGTCGCCGACGCGATGGACACCGCGCAGCGCGGGATGGGCCTGGACTGGACCGCGACCCGGGAGCTGATCGTCCGTGCCGGGGCGGAGGCCAAGGCGGTCGGCGGGCGGCTGGCCTGCGGCGCGGGGACCGATCAACTCTCCTCGGTCGACGTCTCATTGGCTGCGGTGACGGCTGCGTACGAGGAGCAGCTGGCGGTGGTGGAGGGGTCCGGCGCCCAGCCGATCCTGATGGCGAGTCGGGCGCTGGCCGCGTCGGCGAGCGGACCGGAGGACTACCTCGCGGTGTACGGGCGGCTGATCGAGCAGTCCGAACGGCCGGTGATCCTGCACTGGTTGGGCGAGATGTTCGATCCGGCGCTGGCCGGATACTGGGGGTCGGCGGACGTCGATGCGGCGGCGGAGACGGTGCTGGAGTTGATCCGCAGTCACCCGGGGCGGGTGGACGGAGTCAAGGTCTCGCTGCTCGACGCGGGCCGGGAGGTGGCGCTGCGCCGCGAACTCCCGGCCGGGGTGCGGCTGTACACGGGTGATGACTTCAACTATCCGGAGCTGGTCCGGGGCGACGGGCTGGGGCACAGTGACGCCCTGCTCGGGGTGTTCGACCCGATCGCCCAGGTCGCGGCGGCGGCGCTGCAGGCGTTGGACGCGGGCGATCTCGCGCGCTACGACGCTCTGTTCGCGCCGACGGTGCCGCTGGCCCGGCACCTGTTCGCGGCGCCGACCTTCCACTACAAGACGGGCATCGTGTTCCTGGCGTGGCTGTGCGGCCACCAGGACCACTTCACGATGGTGGCGGGGGCGCAGAGCGGCCGGTCCGTGAGTCATCTGCTGGAGCTGTTCCGACTGGCGGATGCGGCCGGCGTGTTGGCGGATCCGGAGCTGGCGGCGGGCCGGATGCGGGAGTTCCTGGCACTGGCGGGGGTGCGGGCATGA
- a CDS encoding Gfo/Idh/MocA family protein: MSRRVIGIVMNGVTGRMGYRQHLVRSILAIREQGGLPLGDGEVLWPEPILVGRSAAKLEELAARHGLTHWTTSLDEALAHPLAEIYFDAQVTPARESAIKSAIAAGKHIYTEKPTAESLDAALELARLAREAGVCNGAVQDKLFLPGLLKLKRLVDGGFFGRILSVRGEFGYWVFEGDWQSAQRPSWNYRAEDGGGMILDMFPHWRYVLDGIVAPVRSVYAHAATHVPQRVDEQGRPYPATADDAAYGVFELEGGIVAQVNSSWAVRVDRDELVEFQIDGTEGSAVAGLRNCRIQHRASTPKPVWNPDLPATERFREQWQQVPDNGEFDNGFKVQWELFLRHVATGAPYQWDLLEGAKGVQLAELGLRSAREGRRLDVPELSL; encoded by the coding sequence ATGTCCCGCAGGGTCATCGGCATCGTCATGAACGGCGTCACCGGTCGGATGGGCTACCGCCAGCACCTGGTGCGCTCGATCCTGGCCATCCGCGAGCAGGGCGGGCTCCCGCTCGGCGACGGCGAGGTGCTGTGGCCCGAGCCGATCCTGGTCGGGCGCAGCGCCGCCAAGCTGGAGGAGCTGGCCGCGCGGCACGGGCTGACGCACTGGACCACCTCGCTGGACGAGGCGTTGGCCCATCCGCTGGCGGAGATCTACTTCGACGCGCAGGTCACCCCGGCCCGGGAGTCGGCGATCAAGTCGGCGATCGCGGCCGGGAAGCACATCTACACCGAGAAGCCGACCGCCGAATCCCTGGACGCCGCGCTGGAGTTGGCGCGCCTGGCCCGGGAGGCGGGGGTGTGCAACGGGGCGGTGCAGGACAAGCTGTTCCTGCCCGGCCTGCTGAAGCTCAAGCGGCTGGTGGACGGCGGGTTCTTCGGCCGGATCCTGTCGGTGCGCGGCGAGTTCGGCTACTGGGTGTTCGAGGGCGACTGGCAGAGCGCGCAGCGCCCGTCCTGGAACTACCGGGCCGAGGACGGCGGCGGAATGATCCTCGACATGTTCCCGCACTGGCGGTACGTGCTGGACGGGATCGTCGCCCCGGTCCGTTCGGTGTACGCGCATGCGGCGACGCACGTCCCGCAGCGGGTGGACGAGCAGGGCCGCCCGTACCCGGCGACGGCGGACGACGCCGCGTACGGCGTGTTCGAACTGGAGGGCGGGATCGTCGCCCAGGTGAACTCGTCGTGGGCGGTTCGGGTGGACCGGGACGAGCTGGTGGAGTTCCAGATCGACGGCACCGAGGGCAGCGCCGTCGCCGGCCTGCGCAACTGCCGTATCCAGCACCGTGCTTCGACGCCGAAGCCGGTGTGGAACCCGGACCTGCCGGCCACCGAACGGTTCCGTGAGCAGTGGCAGCAGGTGCCGGACAACGGCGAGTTCGACAACGGCTTCAAGGTGCAGTGGGAGCTGTTCCTGCGGCACGTGGCGACCGGGGCCCCGTACCAGTGGGACCTGCTGGAGGGTGCGAAGGGCGTGCAGCTCGCCGAGTTGGGCCTGCGCTCGGCGCGCGAGGGACGCCGCCTGGACGTTCCCGAGCTCAGCCTCTGA
- a CDS encoding LacI family DNA-binding transcriptional regulator: MAVTLGDVARHAGVSLATASRALNGSARSVTEELSAKVRASAEALGYLPNAPAQALARATGATIGVLLHDVADPYFGGIARGVGDAAARAGLLSLVASTDGDPRRELEAIRMLHAHRARAIVLAGSAYTDVEARRRLDEALTAYQAQGGHVVAISEHGPNYDTVHVNNQEGATSLTYALQQLGHRRFAVITGPERMWVSADRLNGVLDALRGAGQEPTDGMVQHAEFTREGGQAAMARILDIARESGTPLPTAVIALSDICAAGALAELRAGGISVPGEMSVAGFDDIPLATDLAPALSTVRLPLIRMGESAVRLALRGPGPQRDRSEAFAQVVLRDSTAAPKAD; encoded by the coding sequence GTGGCTGTCACTCTCGGAGATGTCGCCCGGCACGCCGGCGTCTCGCTCGCCACCGCCTCCCGAGCGCTGAACGGCTCGGCCCGGTCGGTGACGGAGGAGCTGTCCGCGAAGGTCCGGGCGAGCGCGGAGGCGCTGGGCTACCTGCCGAACGCGCCGGCCCAGGCGTTGGCCCGGGCGACCGGCGCGACGATCGGGGTGCTGCTGCACGATGTCGCCGATCCGTACTTCGGCGGGATCGCCCGCGGCGTGGGCGACGCCGCCGCACGCGCGGGCCTGCTGTCGCTGGTGGCCAGCACGGACGGCGATCCGCGGCGCGAGCTGGAGGCGATCCGGATGCTGCACGCGCATCGGGCGCGGGCGATCGTGCTGGCCGGGTCGGCGTACACCGACGTGGAAGCGCGGCGGCGGCTGGACGAGGCGTTGACGGCCTATCAGGCCCAGGGCGGCCACGTGGTGGCGATCAGTGAGCACGGCCCGAACTACGACACCGTGCACGTGAACAATCAGGAGGGGGCGACCTCCCTCACCTACGCGTTGCAGCAGCTCGGCCACCGCCGGTTCGCAGTGATCACCGGTCCCGAGCGGATGTGGGTGTCCGCGGACCGGTTGAACGGCGTGCTGGACGCCCTGCGCGGGGCGGGCCAGGAGCCGACCGACGGGATGGTGCAGCACGCCGAGTTCACCCGGGAGGGCGGACAGGCAGCGATGGCGCGCATCCTGGACATCGCCCGGGAGAGTGGAACTCCCCTCCCCACGGCGGTGATCGCGCTGTCCGACATCTGCGCGGCCGGGGCGCTCGCCGAACTGCGGGCCGGAGGAATCTCCGTCCCCGGCGAGATGTCGGTCGCCGGTTTCGACGACATCCCGCTGGCGACCGATCTGGCCCCGGCGCTGAGCACCGTCCGGCTGCCGCTGATCAGGATGGGCGAGTCCGCGGTGCGTCTGGCGCTCCGGGGGCCCGGCCCGCAGCGCGACCGCAGCGAGGCCTTCGCCCAGGTGGTGCTGCGGGACAGCACCGCGGCGCCGAAAGCGGACTGA
- a CDS encoding MarR family winged helix-turn-helix transcriptional regulator → MKDVHISGPTEDIDGHLYDPGVRASMSAFALGDDTLALEAAAAVRSASQALDRLRSHGAGNRGLSAGALDVLARLATADELGLTIGELARAADVSSRNVTGLVDTLERDHLVRRVQNPDDRRSVRVTLTPEGAAWLDAFRQPTQRAMAAVFRGFTPDELAAFRHLCLRLVTNQHQLEQHLNAGRR, encoded by the coding sequence ATGAAGGACGTACATATCTCCGGCCCGACCGAGGACATCGACGGCCACCTCTACGACCCCGGCGTCCGCGCCTCGATGAGCGCCTTCGCCCTCGGCGACGACACCCTCGCGCTGGAGGCGGCCGCCGCCGTCCGCTCCGCCTCGCAGGCCCTCGACCGCCTCCGCTCGCACGGCGCGGGCAACCGCGGACTCAGCGCCGGCGCGCTCGACGTGCTCGCCCGGCTCGCCACCGCCGACGAACTCGGCCTGACCATCGGCGAACTCGCCCGCGCCGCCGACGTCAGCTCGCGCAACGTCACCGGCCTGGTCGACACTCTGGAACGCGACCACCTGGTCCGCCGGGTCCAGAACCCCGACGACCGCCGCTCCGTCCGAGTCACCCTGACCCCCGAGGGCGCCGCCTGGCTGGACGCCTTCCGTCAACCCACCCAGCGCGCGATGGCCGCCGTCTTCCGCGGGTTCACCCCCGACGAGCTCGCCGCCTTCCGCCACCTCTGCCTGCGCCTGGTCACCAACCAGCACCAGTTGGAACAGCACCTCAACGCCGGCCGCCGCTGA
- a CDS encoding MFS transporter: MAGTLPPPEGRPGDGGPAGAGSSVFAEESLAAPPDGSTALRASVVAAAASVLLVVAIVLGSRGLRDFDSALVPYAVATVFLTFGVVYRYMVWVSAPAARRLFREGWRAALSWENLKRSPAALPRMIATYLGFQKFLGARSHARWAAHQLMFWGCLLAAAITFPLTWGWFTFTAASAAGPGYEMRLWGLRLFGFNSGSFLGWALYHGLDLAAVMVIGGAGYFLWRRMRDRAATTGQRFGYDFVPLLSLLTISVTGLLLTFSEMFLHGGGYEFLAILHMASVVLTLVYLPFGKFFHIVQRPAAVGMQLFKYTARRKGSDEVELQACKRCGQPIDTVAAVENLRATMRDLDLAFDEWAEYCPRCKRVLRGTAYLSNVKRGFK, translated from the coding sequence GTGGCCGGGACCCTGCCGCCCCCCGAGGGCAGACCAGGCGACGGCGGACCGGCCGGCGCTGGCTCGTCCGTGTTCGCGGAGGAGTCGCTCGCGGCGCCGCCCGACGGGTCGACAGCACTGCGGGCCTCGGTGGTGGCCGCGGCCGCGAGCGTGCTGCTGGTGGTGGCGATCGTGCTCGGCAGCCGCGGGCTGCGCGACTTCGACTCCGCGCTGGTGCCGTACGCGGTGGCCACGGTGTTCCTGACCTTCGGCGTGGTCTACCGGTACATGGTGTGGGTGTCGGCGCCCGCCGCCCGCCGGCTGTTCCGTGAGGGCTGGAGAGCGGCGCTGTCCTGGGAGAACCTGAAGCGCTCGCCGGCCGCGCTGCCGAGGATGATCGCCACCTACCTGGGTTTTCAGAAGTTCCTCGGCGCACGGTCGCACGCCCGCTGGGCGGCACACCAACTGATGTTCTGGGGCTGCCTGTTGGCGGCGGCCATCACCTTCCCGCTGACCTGGGGCTGGTTCACCTTCACCGCCGCCAGTGCGGCCGGCCCCGGCTACGAGATGCGGCTGTGGGGCCTGCGGCTGTTCGGCTTCAACTCCGGCAGTTTCCTCGGCTGGGCGCTCTACCACGGCCTGGACCTGGCGGCGGTGATGGTGATCGGCGGCGCCGGCTACTTCCTGTGGCGCCGGATGCGGGACCGCGCGGCGACCACCGGCCAGCGCTTCGGCTACGACTTCGTCCCGCTGCTGTCGCTGCTGACCATCTCGGTGACCGGCCTGCTGCTGACCTTCTCCGAGATGTTCCTGCACGGCGGCGGCTACGAGTTCCTGGCGATCCTGCACATGGCCTCGGTGGTGCTGACCCTGGTCTACCTGCCGTTCGGGAAGTTCTTCCACATCGTGCAGCGTCCGGCCGCGGTCGGCATGCAGTTGTTCAAGTACACGGCCCGGCGCAAGGGTTCGGACGAGGTGGAGCTGCAGGCGTGCAAGCGCTGCGGGCAGCCGATCGACACGGTCGCCGCGGTGGAGAACCTGCGCGCCACCATGCGCGACCTCGACCTGGCCTTCGACGAGTGGGCCGAGTACTGCCCGCGCTGCAAGCGGGTGCTGCGTGGCACCGCCTACCTTTCGAACGTCAAGCGGGGGTTCAAGTGA